In a genomic window of Anoxybacter fermentans:
- a CDS encoding ribonuclease H-like YkuK family protein: MYFISPTRGKLSLDETYRNIVEFVNEAPDLEHRLIVGSDSQTREEDVCFVTAVIIYREGKGGKFFYRKEYEKINQSIRQRLFYETSKSLELASELTRRLSKDDSFRGKLSIEIHLDVGRQGETRELIKEVVGMVVGSGYDARIKPDSYGASKVADKYTK; the protein is encoded by the coding sequence ATGTATTTTATTAGCCCTACCAGGGGCAAATTGAGTTTAGATGAAACCTATAGAAATATAGTTGAGTTTGTAAATGAAGCTCCCGATTTAGAACATCGGTTGATTGTTGGCAGTGACTCTCAGACCCGGGAAGAAGATGTCTGTTTTGTTACGGCTGTGATTATATATCGGGAAGGTAAGGGCGGAAAGTTTTTTTATCGGAAAGAATATGAAAAGATCAATCAGAGTATTAGACAGAGGTTATTTTATGAGACTTCCAAAAGCCTGGAACTGGCAAGCGAACTGACCCGACGTCTTTCAAAAGATGATAGTTTTCGGGGAAAGCTTAGTATTGAAATTCATTTAGATGTGGGTAGGCAGGGTGAGACCAGGGAATTGATTAAAGAAGTGGTAGGTATGGTAGTTGGAAGCGGATATGATGCCCGCATTAAACCAGACTCATATGGGGCTTCAAAGGTGGCTGATAAATATACTAAATGA
- a CDS encoding DUF4257 domain-containing protein, whose product MSLQILWIILGGAFGGLIKAIFDGEHKLAKPVFKGRYFYLGFLGNIIIGIGTALLGMGYFLSMINDLDISRISTLQLLAVSIAFGIASNLIIEGVIEKVRNNVIGKGGTTK is encoded by the coding sequence ATGTCTTTACAGATATTATGGATTATTCTAGGTGGTGCATTTGGTGGTTTGATTAAAGCAATTTTTGATGGTGAACATAAATTGGCTAAACCGGTCTTTAAAGGAAGATATTTCTATCTTGGGTTTTTGGGTAATATAATCATTGGAATTGGAACTGCACTTTTAGGTATGGGTTATTTTTTAAGTATGATAAATGATCTGGATATTTCCAGGATAAGTACTTTGCAACTTTTAGCTGTAAGTATTGCCTTTGGTATTGCTTCTAATTTGATAATAGAAGGAGTTATAGAGAAAGTTAGAAATAATGTGATAGGTAAAGGGGGAACTACTAAATGA
- a CDS encoding FlgD immunoglobulin-like domain containing protein → MKYIEKIKTIVIFLSILFFGILSSSVFAEEIIVRQKNQSFLQCIPSVISPDGDQVNDYTTISIFLESKECVTLIIEDFEGKVVLKILEMQWLASGRHQYIWGGKDHEGKLVPEGKYYVKLIFPYQNSLTYIKEIKIKPQQNFKVNINKTFYYRYVWVNGNEQSFQERNRGLKPGSSHDQSLQVELEGTFLNHFYIYGSFDDQLSDIQVKKDFTFGYKSKWVDLYLGNYTLKPFKNHLFSYSQKLWGVRGEKKGHYTLFYGQTEGIQVTEKFAGKGVAESYLLGHKNIVFESEKIYLDDTLLIRDQDYQIDYYTGEIIFTEIISSTSQIKVTYEYYPGIGEQITPRRFLLTEYHDKFNSFGLDSYIIFWHDVEVETKVQTEKKPTFQKQVMFLNKINYEPIKNLEIEQEIGFHFHDTGESELIRGVATQTNFSYQTAKRQAELDLKWESNQFYFVEKSSDEGSEKEINIRYRELLPMGIKLETGANHKFVKEEWQNFYRLKGALKREPGLKYDIELTFRTSNDELTMNHHLAHQFSKFYVDIKTKNQWFYKEHQMQYDSFSLTNRFRYIPFKKLDLTLTIHNYQSQKEKSEERYALKWIYKPLQDLTLDGEGQWMESYIQNHRKQYLGTMNIQYKFPLDINSQLKLKGKHQEEKDKLSSNIIVSQELETILRLEKKPYGVQIGYMYSLDKMQNESKKVRGSLTLPEYRGVSLTPSIEYSMPEQKLSLMCYSSYLFLDRYQAVFNYSRSWNKEIYEDIVTVGVDFKFEKYFQINLNHDLFHLSNKANPEENYWGGVLKIGASAVF, encoded by the coding sequence ATGAAGTACATTGAGAAAATCAAAACAATAGTTATTTTTTTAAGTATTTTATTTTTTGGGATCTTATCATCATCTGTTTTTGCTGAAGAGATAATAGTTCGTCAGAAAAATCAGTCTTTTTTACAATGTATTCCTTCAGTAATTTCACCTGATGGTGATCAGGTTAATGATTATACAACAATTTCTATATTTTTAGAAAGTAAAGAATGTGTTACATTGATAATAGAAGATTTTGAGGGAAAAGTTGTGTTAAAGATATTGGAAATGCAATGGTTGGCCTCAGGAAGGCATCAATATATCTGGGGAGGAAAAGACCATGAGGGCAAGTTGGTACCTGAGGGAAAATATTATGTGAAATTGATTTTTCCATATCAGAATTCATTGACCTATATTAAAGAAATAAAGATCAAACCTCAACAGAATTTTAAAGTTAATATTAATAAGACTTTTTATTATAGGTATGTTTGGGTTAATGGTAATGAGCAGTCTTTTCAGGAAAGGAATAGAGGTTTGAAGCCGGGTAGTAGTCACGATCAATCTTTGCAGGTAGAACTTGAAGGTACTTTTTTAAATCATTTTTATATTTACGGAAGTTTTGATGATCAACTTTCAGATATTCAGGTAAAAAAAGATTTTACTTTTGGATATAAGAGTAAATGGGTGGACTTATATTTAGGTAATTATACTTTAAAGCCTTTTAAAAATCATTTATTTTCCTATTCTCAAAAACTCTGGGGAGTAAGAGGTGAGAAAAAAGGTCATTATACCCTTTTTTATGGTCAGACTGAAGGGATTCAGGTGACAGAAAAATTTGCTGGAAAAGGAGTTGCAGAAAGTTATCTTTTGGGACATAAAAATATTGTGTTTGAAAGTGAGAAAATTTATCTAGATGATACTCTTTTAATAAGAGATCAGGATTATCAGATTGATTATTATACAGGTGAGATTATCTTTACAGAGATAATTTCATCCACTTCACAAATTAAAGTAACCTATGAGTATTATCCAGGCATAGGAGAACAAATAACTCCCCGAAGATTTCTCCTTACTGAATATCATGATAAGTTCAATTCTTTTGGACTGGATTCTTATATAATTTTCTGGCATGATGTAGAAGTAGAAACTAAGGTACAAACGGAAAAAAAACCGACCTTTCAAAAACAAGTGATGTTTCTTAATAAAATAAATTATGAACCGATAAAGAATTTGGAAATCGAACAGGAAATTGGTTTTCATTTTCATGATACTGGAGAATCTGAATTAATCAGGGGAGTTGCTACTCAGACCAATTTTTCCTATCAGACTGCAAAGCGACAGGCAGAATTGGATTTAAAATGGGAAAGTAATCAATTTTATTTTGTTGAAAAGTCATCAGATGAGGGTAGTGAAAAAGAGATTAATATAAGATATAGAGAGTTGTTACCTATGGGAATAAAGTTGGAAACAGGGGCAAATCATAAATTTGTTAAAGAAGAATGGCAAAATTTTTATCGGTTAAAGGGGGCGTTAAAAAGAGAGCCAGGGCTTAAATATGATATAGAGTTAACGTTTCGCACCAGTAATGATGAGTTGACAATGAATCATCATCTAGCCCATCAATTTTCAAAGTTTTATGTGGATATTAAGACTAAAAACCAATGGTTTTATAAAGAACACCAGATGCAATATGATTCATTTTCCTTAACCAATCGATTTCGCTATATTCCATTTAAAAAATTGGATTTGACATTGACTATTCATAATTATCAAAGCCAGAAAGAAAAATCTGAAGAAAGATATGCCTTAAAATGGATTTATAAACCCCTGCAAGATTTGACCCTTGATGGAGAAGGTCAATGGATGGAGTCTTATATTCAGAACCATCGAAAACAATATTTAGGAACTATGAATATTCAATATAAGTTTCCTTTGGATATTAATTCCCAACTTAAGTTAAAGGGGAAACATCAGGAGGAAAAGGATAAGCTGTCTTCTAATATAATAGTTTCTCAGGAATTGGAAACCATTCTTCGATTGGAGAAAAAGCCATACGGTGTACAAATTGGTTATATGTATTCTCTGGATAAGATGCAAAACGAGAGCAAAAAGGTAAGAGGGAGTTTGACTTTACCTGAATATAGGGGAGTTTCTTTAACCCCTTCTATTGAGTATTCTATGCCAGAGCAAAAGTTATCATTAATGTGTTATAGTTCGTATCTGTTTTTAGATCGATATCAGGCCGTTTTTAATTATTCTCGCTCTTGGAACAAAGAGATTTATGAAGATATTGTCACTGTAGGGGTTGATTTTAAATTCGAAAAATATTTTCAGATCAATTTAAACCATGATCTTTTTCATTTAAGTAATAAGGCTAACCCGGAAGAAAATTATTGGGGAGGCGTATTAAAAATTGGTGCATCTGCGGTATTTTAA
- a CDS encoding Veg family protein has protein sequence MAKNVLEEIKKDLDSYVGERVTLKANRGRRKILQKEGILEQTYPNIFIIKVDEDRGPRRISYSYADILTETVEIKIKNKNTKIGSISV, from the coding sequence ATGGCAAAAAATGTTCTTGAAGAAATTAAGAAGGATTTAGATTCTTATGTTGGTGAGCGAGTTACTCTTAAAGCAAATCGAGGTCGTCGGAAAATTTTACAAAAAGAAGGGATTTTAGAACAAACGTATCCTAATATTTTTATAATTAAAGTAGATGAGGATAGGGGTCCTCGCCGGATTTCGTATAGTTATGCAGATATATTAACCGAGACTGTGGAGATTAAAATTAAAAATAAAAACACTAAAATTGGAAGTATTAGCGTTTAA
- a CDS encoding HEAT repeat domain-containing protein, which yields MEEMFLSLDERIDRLAKMTYSDIYREMDRLVEEYSKKELYPKLIVRLSALSTKLRRAAIYGLARVGGEDAAIHLMQQLQSSKKGIRQEVLRALGEIGGEKVEQVLIQVMSYKDWFARETAGKALAELGSPKALPTLINTLFNDRSNKVRKAAAIAIKKILEKYGGEPVQKLNDFLEPYRDKPGYRSFKMLEASLVLETCDNVIENVELST from the coding sequence ATGGAAGAAATGTTTTTATCACTGGATGAGAGAATTGATAGATTGGCTAAAATGACCTATTCTGATATATACCGGGAGATGGATCGATTAGTTGAAGAATATTCTAAAAAGGAATTATATCCTAAACTGATTGTCAGGTTATCTGCTTTATCTACCAAGTTACGGCGGGCTGCTATTTATGGGTTAGCAAGGGTTGGTGGTGAAGATGCTGCTATTCATTTGATGCAACAACTTCAATCCAGCAAAAAAGGAATCAGGCAGGAAGTTCTTAGAGCTTTAGGTGAGATTGGAGGAGAAAAAGTAGAACAAGTATTGATTCAAGTAATGAGTTATAAAGATTGGTTTGCCCGGGAGACTGCTGGTAAGGCTCTGGCTGAACTGGGTAGTCCAAAAGCTCTGCCAACTTTAATCAATACGCTTTTTAATGATCGGAGTAATAAGGTTCGTAAAGCTGCTGCTATTGCTATTAAAAAAATTCTTGAAAAGTACGGCGGTGAGCCTGTCCAGAAGTTGAACGATTTTTTAGAACCTTATAGAGATAAGCCCGGATATAGGAGTTTTAAGATGTTGGAAGCGAGTCTGGTTCTTGAGACCTGTGATAATGTGATTGAGAATGTGGAGTTAAGTACATAG
- a CDS encoding P1 family peptidase: MKDYRPRIRELVQIGRLPTGPNNAITDVEGVLVGHSTLIKGEGALSPGEGPIRTGVTAILPHGGNLFEEKVTAAVHVINGFGKSVGLSQIQELGTIETPILLTNTLNVGRVSDALISYMLKSNPGIGITTGTINPVVGECNDGYLNDIQGRHVGEKEVFAAIENAKGGMVEEGVVGAGTGMRCFQFKGGVGTASRLIRYQDEEYTIGILVVSNFGRREELQIAGVPVGLELKDWPEKMEEKADDGSIMIILATDAPLSSRQLGRLARRAPLGLARTGSIVSHGSGDFVIAFSTTHRHPHQGKHHRISWERVLEDNKLMNLFFQGTIEAVEEAVLNSLTRAYTVVGRDGHTAYALPIERVKEILRCYGR; this comes from the coding sequence ATGAAAGATTACAGACCGCGGATAAGGGAATTGGTTCAAATAGGTCGTCTTCCTACGGGCCCAAATAATGCAATTACTGATGTGGAAGGGGTTTTAGTAGGCCATTCTACCCTGATTAAAGGGGAAGGAGCCTTAAGTCCAGGAGAGGGGCCGATACGTACTGGAGTGACTGCAATACTTCCTCACGGCGGGAATCTTTTTGAAGAAAAGGTGACTGCAGCGGTGCATGTGATAAATGGATTTGGTAAGTCGGTGGGGCTTTCCCAGATTCAGGAACTGGGAACTATTGAAACTCCTATTTTGCTAACCAATACCCTCAATGTAGGACGGGTGAGTGATGCACTAATTTCGTACATGCTCAAATCTAATCCCGGGATTGGAATTACTACTGGGACCATTAATCCGGTGGTCGGTGAATGTAATGATGGGTATCTTAATGATATTCAGGGGCGACATGTGGGAGAAAAAGAGGTTTTTGCAGCTATAGAAAATGCTAAAGGTGGAATGGTAGAAGAAGGAGTGGTCGGAGCAGGAACGGGAATGCGATGTTTCCAATTCAAAGGAGGAGTGGGAACAGCTTCGCGGCTGATAAGGTATCAGGACGAAGAGTATACTATTGGTATTCTGGTTGTTTCTAATTTTGGAAGACGGGAAGAATTGCAAATTGCCGGAGTACCTGTTGGGTTGGAACTGAAAGATTGGCCTGAGAAGATGGAAGAGAAAGCCGATGATGGTTCGATTATGATAATTCTGGCTACAGATGCTCCCCTTTCTTCACGCCAATTGGGAAGGTTGGCACGGAGAGCACCATTGGGGCTGGCCCGGACCGGTTCCATTGTTTCCCATGGAAGTGGAGATTTTGTAATTGCCTTTTCTACGACCCACCGTCATCCACATCAAGGGAAACATCATCGAATCAGTTGGGAGCGGGTTTTGGAGGATAATAAGCTTATGAATCTTTTCTTCCAGGGAACTATAGAGGCTGTAGAAGAGGCTGTACTAAATTCTCTTACAAGAGCATATACAGTAGTGGGAAGAGATGGTCATACCGCTTATGCTCTCCCCATTGAGCGGGTTAAAGAAATTTTACGCTGTTATGGTCGGTAA
- the rsmA gene encoding 16S rRNA (adenine(1518)-N(6)/adenine(1519)-N(6))-dimethyltransferase RsmA produces the protein MEKVISTPGKTREILQKFNLQPNKALGQNFLIDNNILNKIIKAGEVTKKDHVIEIGPGIGSLTQRLAEMAGKVTVIEKDRRLIPVLKEILHMYDNINYIEDDVLKVDWSKIIGPGEKIKVIANLPYYITTPIIMGLLENCLPVDIMVFMVQKEVAERMVAEPGGKDYGALSIAVQFYSKAEIVAIVPPTVFIPRPKVNSAIIKLTRLEKPAVDVLSEEIFFKVVKASFQQRRKTLGNSLSRSSELPLSKVEIKEALKVAGIDPSLRGEKLRIEDFGRLSDEIYQRIQQK, from the coding sequence ATGGAAAAAGTCATTAGTACTCCGGGGAAAACCCGAGAAATATTGCAAAAGTTTAATCTTCAACCGAATAAAGCATTAGGGCAAAATTTTTTAATTGATAACAATATCCTAAATAAGATTATTAAAGCCGGTGAGGTGACCAAAAAAGATCATGTAATTGAAATTGGGCCAGGGATTGGATCATTAACTCAGCGGTTGGCAGAAATGGCAGGGAAAGTGACGGTGATAGAAAAGGACCGGCGATTGATCCCTGTATTAAAAGAGATTTTACATATGTATGATAATATAAATTATATTGAAGATGATGTGTTGAAGGTGGATTGGAGTAAAATAATTGGCCCTGGTGAAAAGATTAAGGTGATAGCCAACTTACCTTATTATATTACAACTCCCATCATTATGGGACTTCTGGAAAATTGTCTGCCAGTGGATATTATGGTTTTTATGGTCCAGAAAGAGGTAGCAGAGCGGATGGTAGCAGAACCGGGAGGAAAAGACTATGGAGCTCTCTCTATTGCTGTTCAGTTTTATTCAAAAGCAGAAATTGTGGCTATTGTACCACCTACTGTCTTTATTCCCCGCCCAAAAGTAAATTCAGCAATTATAAAGTTGACCAGATTAGAAAAGCCGGCAGTGGATGTTTTGAGTGAAGAAATATTTTTTAAAGTAGTTAAAGCTTCTTTTCAGCAAAGAAGAAAGACATTGGGTAATTCTCTTTCTAGATCTTCTGAATTGCCCCTATCGAAGGTGGAAATTAAGGAAGCATTAAAAGTAGCCGGAATAGACCCGAGCTTGAGAGGTGAAAAATTGAGGATAGAAGATTTTGGCCGCTTAAGTGACGAAATTTATCAACGAATACAACAGAAGTAG
- a CDS encoding glycosyltransferase has translation MRIVFWLNGRAGFDQTISEILCNFADGLALKGYEVELLVSDEVLDNCSVKEAAKRVWFEEGNQQILADVLISNRLENLLRNDLYQAGERIWLALEEDLTETINYFENYQLYDEIKVFTLAKKIQDQLIWTGIDAMLIRPGLKLEKFKNKKSQERECRGITISLFDSQPEVLKMVLQGIEMTRNSLNRLEIQLITNQEFKINPNLPIKLKVRPSLEERIQCYEKSDLVLHIPGQERISLIPLEAMAAGVPVIVPQHPAVEEYVRHRQNSLVLSKLHPRGIAISILNIMKFGDTREHLKNMGLKTSLNYNLEDSLQKLEEFFGHRFSLNREVERVPSLNGEEELLDIVIVNYNSGQEIRKCLASLRQYTCHPYQVIVVDNGSEDESLEYLKNEENITLIVNQQNIGFAKACNQGILVGKGKYILLLHSDIRVTDEWLEPLLAEIEKPDVGMVVPRLVKEGDEEQPYQKGGCIIIKRELLNRLGLFDEEFFLYYEDLDYSLRVREKGYRVSYPESSILHKSKNFCLNEDIRAKRDKYLTWSKNYFKEKWGTFLVDQFSERKVDGILFLSLHPWQKRAQRTEALVDYFTRRGQKVIYIEPYCSVSTVPSLEQNQFVYTFKGSGTIYHNLSNQGRRMEMMRELKDKLVEWEIYTPLLIVESPWWEPFIKHIEHRFLIYITPEILLGEDMESYRQIKEKFSQEEKSVLKAADMIIVASYKRTEELKNYKEKLIYSPGGFYPEDLERFLEGHFTMPAELVSLSGYKVGIFGVFNRYFPAHLLSELANQYPDVSFGFIGGITCDLGQLKDIPNLYFLGNKDWDTLLDWLYFFDLILYPYPDKGLNSYLDSYMINYYLAMGKPVVAFDHPELEQFGGVIRKASDDEEFLEMAIRTIYKLDEEKDEEKVRERIHRVRGNSWEDRLDDFYNQLKSQVPILEIPDLKISSEKIQEEKENPFARIFKQLLDSYQRLFRGHKRG, from the coding sequence ATGAGAATTGTATTCTGGTTAAATGGCCGTGCTGGTTTTGATCAGACCATATCTGAAATTCTTTGTAATTTTGCTGATGGTTTAGCTTTAAAAGGTTATGAAGTAGAATTATTGGTTAGTGATGAGGTATTGGATAATTGTTCCGTAAAAGAAGCTGCTAAAAGGGTCTGGTTTGAGGAAGGGAATCAGCAGATTCTGGCTGATGTTTTGATAAGTAACCGGTTAGAGAATCTACTTAGAAATGATTTGTATCAGGCAGGAGAACGGATTTGGCTGGCTTTAGAAGAAGATTTAACAGAGACAATCAATTATTTTGAAAATTATCAGCTCTACGATGAGATTAAGGTCTTTACTCTGGCAAAAAAGATTCAGGATCAATTAATCTGGACTGGAATTGATGCCATGCTGATTCGGCCCGGTCTTAAGCTGGAAAAATTTAAAAATAAAAAATCCCAGGAACGGGAGTGTAGGGGGATTACCATTAGTCTATTTGACTCCCAACCTGAAGTATTAAAGATGGTTTTGCAGGGAATTGAGATGACTAGAAATTCTCTTAATCGTTTAGAAATACAATTGATTACTAATCAGGAATTTAAAATTAATCCCAACTTGCCTATTAAGTTAAAAGTTAGACCATCTCTTGAAGAAAGGATTCAATGTTATGAAAAATCGGATCTGGTTTTACATATTCCAGGCCAGGAGCGAATTTCTCTGATTCCATTGGAAGCTATGGCTGCTGGAGTTCCAGTTATAGTCCCCCAACATCCAGCGGTAGAAGAATATGTCAGGCATAGACAAAATTCTCTGGTTTTAAGTAAACTTCATCCAAGAGGAATTGCTATTTCTATATTAAATATAATGAAATTCGGTGATACCAGAGAACATTTAAAAAATATGGGACTAAAAACAAGTCTGAATTATAATTTAGAAGATAGTTTGCAGAAATTAGAAGAATTTTTCGGACATAGGTTTTCTTTGAATAGAGAAGTAGAAAGAGTCCCTTCTTTAAATGGTGAAGAGGAACTTTTGGATATTGTAATTGTAAATTATAATTCCGGTCAAGAGATAAGAAAGTGTCTGGCATCACTTCGTCAATATACCTGTCATCCTTATCAAGTGATTGTGGTGGACAATGGTAGTGAGGACGAGAGTCTGGAATATTTAAAAAATGAAGAGAATATAACTTTAATTGTTAATCAACAAAACATAGGATTTGCTAAAGCCTGTAACCAGGGAATACTGGTAGGTAAGGGCAAATATATCTTACTTCTCCATAGCGATATCAGAGTTACCGACGAATGGCTTGAACCTCTCTTAGCAGAGATAGAAAAGCCTGATGTGGGAATGGTTGTGCCGAGATTGGTTAAAGAAGGGGATGAAGAACAGCCTTATCAAAAAGGTGGATGTATTATTATTAAACGGGAACTTTTAAATAGACTGGGCCTATTTGATGAAGAATTTTTCCTCTATTATGAGGATCTGGATTACTCCCTTAGGGTACGGGAAAAGGGATATAGGGTGAGCTATCCTGAATCATCTATATTGCACAAATCGAAAAACTTCTGTTTAAATGAAGATATCAGGGCCAAGAGAGATAAATATTTAACATGGAGTAAAAACTATTTTAAAGAAAAATGGGGAACTTTTTTGGTCGATCAATTTTCGGAACGGAAAGTAGATGGAATTTTATTTTTAAGTCTTCACCCCTGGCAGAAGCGGGCCCAGCGGACAGAGGCATTGGTTGATTATTTTACCCGTCGAGGTCAGAAAGTTATTTATATTGAACCCTACTGTTCAGTATCTACTGTTCCGAGTTTAGAGCAGAACCAGTTTGTTTATACCTTCAAAGGAAGTGGCACCATTTATCATAATTTATCTAACCAGGGCCGAAGAATGGAAATGATGCGGGAATTGAAAGATAAATTGGTAGAATGGGAGATTTATACACCACTGCTTATAGTAGAATCACCCTGGTGGGAGCCTTTCATTAAACATATTGAACATCGGTTTTTAATCTACATCACTCCTGAGATTCTTCTTGGTGAAGATATGGAAAGCTATAGGCAGATTAAAGAAAAGTTTTCTCAAGAAGAAAAGTCAGTTCTTAAAGCAGCGGATATGATCATTGTTGCATCTTACAAACGTACAGAAGAGCTTAAAAACTATAAGGAGAAACTCATATACAGTCCGGGTGGATTCTATCCTGAAGATCTGGAACGTTTTTTAGAAGGTCACTTTACCATGCCTGCTGAATTGGTTAGTCTTTCGGGCTACAAGGTTGGAATTTTTGGTGTATTTAACAGATACTTTCCAGCTCATCTTTTGAGTGAACTGGCCAATCAGTACCCGGATGTTTCATTTGGGTTTATAGGTGGGATTACCTGTGATCTGGGGCAGTTAAAAGATATCCCAAATCTATATTTTCTGGGAAATAAAGATTGGGATACTTTACTAGATTGGTTGTATTTCTTTGATTTGATTCTTTATCCATATCCAGATAAAGGTTTAAACTCCTATCTGGATTCATATATGATCAATTATTATCTGGCTATGGGTAAACCGGTGGTAGCGTTTGATCATCCGGAGTTAGAACAGTTTGGTGGAGTAATTAGAAAGGCCAGTGATGATGAGGAGTTTTTAGAGATGGCCATAAGGACTATCTATAAGTTGGATGAAGAGAAAGATGAGGAGAAGGTCAGAGAAAGAATTCATAGGGTAAGAGGTAATAGTTGGGAAGATCGATTAGATGATTTCTATAATCAGCTTAAGAGTCAAGTTCCGATCTTAGAGATTCCCGATTTAAAAATTTCTTCAGAAAAAATACAGGAGGAAAAAGAAAATCCCTTTGCCAGGATTTTTAAGCAATTGCTGGATAGTTATCAACGATTATTTCGGGGGCATAAAAGAGGATAG
- the yabG gene encoding sporulation peptidase YabG has product MTRKIKIGDLVTRLSYGGDIVFRVVGIDEESGIVFLRGEHLRLMADAPLNDLEVCDDEAEIDKKSRWFRQNRFRQLIQKGYLRRKGLSGKMGEYGQIRGTVLHLDGDERYLKACLDKYNELKIIANGYHIPEEEQPVRVQKLLRKYRPDVLIITGHDGMKRSGGNDLSNYYNSRYFVESVSKARELESDKDSLIIFAGACQSYYEALIEAGANFASSPERINIHTLDPVKVAEVIVQTSIKKVVSINRVIKHSISGIQGIGGIESRGKMRLSLPKILKN; this is encoded by the coding sequence ATGACCAGAAAAATTAAAATCGGTGATCTGGTAACCAGACTATCCTATGGAGGAGATATAGTTTTCCGGGTTGTTGGGATTGATGAAGAATCAGGGATTGTTTTTTTAAGAGGAGAACATTTGCGGTTAATGGCTGATGCTCCTTTAAATGACCTGGAAGTCTGTGATGATGAAGCAGAGATTGACAAAAAAAGCCGTTGGTTTCGACAGAATCGATTTCGGCAGCTAATTCAAAAAGGTTATCTCAGGCGGAAAGGTTTATCGGGAAAAATGGGTGAATACGGTCAGATACGGGGAACGGTTCTACATTTGGATGGAGACGAAAGGTATTTAAAAGCCTGTCTCGATAAATATAATGAATTAAAAATTATAGCAAATGGGTATCATATACCTGAAGAAGAGCAGCCAGTTCGAGTTCAAAAACTTTTGCGTAAGTACCGTCCAGATGTACTTATAATTACTGGTCATGATGGAATGAAACGGTCGGGCGGTAATGATTTAAGTAATTATTATAATTCACGTTATTTTGTTGAGAGTGTTTCAAAAGCCAGAGAACTGGAGTCTGATAAAGATTCATTGATTATCTTTGCTGGGGCCTGCCAATCGTATTATGAAGCTTTAATTGAAGCAGGTGCTAATTTTGCCAGTTCCCCAGAAAGAATTAATATACATACATTAGATCCGGTAAAAGTTGCGGAAGTGATAGTACAAACTTCAATAAAAAAGGTTGTATCTATAAATAGAGTGATTAAACATTCTATCTCAGGGATCCAGGGGATCGGAGGAATTGAATCAAGGGGAAAAATGCGTCTCAGTTTACCAAAAATTCTTAAAAATTAA